The DNA sequence atcattagagAAGTTTTGTAATGCTtatggtttttaaatttttgctgAATGTGTTTTGTGTAGGCCAGGGTAAAAATCCTGTATGGAATGAGAAATTTATCTTCAAAGTAGAATATCCTGGATCAATCAATCAACACAAGCTCATCCTCAAAATTATGGATAAAGACTTATATACAGACGATTTCGTCGGAGAAGCAATGTAAGTACTTCAGTGACTTCATGTTATCTCATGACTAATGTTGTTCTTGTGGGGAATAAGCTACACTATTTACATTATAAATAGAAGTTATTACCTATAATCGTAATCAAACCTATTTTTTGTTAACTTGTTCACAGTTTAAaagagaatttttctttttttttattttgtagaatCCATGTAGGGGATTTACTGGCCCAAGGAGTAGAGAATGGAGGAGCTGAGTTACCGACTCTCAAATATAGAGTGGTTCGTGCAAACAAGTCTTATTGTGGTGAAATTGATATTGGTGTTACTTTTACCCGAAAGGTATATTCTTCACATTTAATGACTTTTGTAAAGTGTGTTGTGTACATATATCTTATCAATGCAAACATACTTCTTATTCAAACATGCATATACAAATCACATTCTCTACTTAATTATATAATCCACAAAGTAATTAACTAAATGTTAAATTGTTAATGATATGTTCGCATAAGTGGTAATGAAATTTATGTTTATGTCCTGCTTGGCTAACTTTGTTTTTTTGTCGGAATTGGTGTAGGTGGAAGACAAATTTGTGGAAGGAGACATAGGAGGATGGAAAGAAAGTGACCACTATCTATTGTAGATTAGCATGGCTAACATATAAAATCCATGTGTAAATTGGAAGTAGTTTCGGATTATCATTGTGTaacatatttatcatttttaatgtcatattatttcattctttaatttgattcttttttacaaGCATGAGCCGGATGAATTTAAGAAGCAGTTGTATTATCAAATTAGTTTGTATTATtccaataataatttatacttttatattattctcATTATCGCAAATCCCAATGTTGAATTCaccttttaatttgataacTGATCATGAATTTTAACTTACTTTATATTCACTCCATCCTAAAATAAATGTGTTGTTTTACACaaggaaaaaaagttaataaataaataaaggagtgtaataatttttacaaaaccaaccttaattagtaatattaattaattccaCTCCGTTCATGAAAAGAAAACAGTGGCATGCATGGGAGACAGAATTGAGCAGTGCAGAATAAGCTACATCGGTCCCACCAACAACGATGAAGCTTCCAAGAAGAATGGCCAAAACCAAACTAAACTTAACTAAACCCAATCCCCTTCTTTTGTTATTCCTTTCCCACTATGCATGTACTCTTGTATTCACAACCTCTTTTTGGTCAACGAGGACTTAATTTCGCGAGGAGAAATCCGATAAAGCAACACCAAGAAATATACACAGTG is a window from the Glycine max cultivar Williams 82 chromosome 2, Glycine_max_v4.0, whole genome shotgun sequence genome containing:
- the LOC100804823 gene encoding 16 kDa phloem protein 1 isoform X2, with amino-acid sequence MAIGFMKVQLVKAKGLRGTDIFGKMDPYVLIQYKNQEKRSTVANGQGKNPVWNEKFIFKVEYPGSINQHKLILKIMDKDLYTDDFVGEAIIHVGDLLAQGVENGGAELPTLKYRVVRANKSYCGEIDIGVTFTRKVEDKFVEGDIGGWKESDHYLL
- the LOC100804823 gene encoding 16 kDa phloem protein 1 isoform X1; this translates as MAIGFMKVQLVKAKGLRGTDIFGKMDPYVLIQYKNQEKRSTVANGQGKNPVWNEKFIFKVEYPGSINQHKLILKIMDKDLYTDDFVGEAIIHVGDLLAQGVENGGAELPTLKYRVVRANKSYCGEIDIGVTFTRKVYSSHLMTFVKCVVYIYLINANILLIQTCIYKSHSLLNYIIHKVIN